A window from Priestia filamentosa encodes these proteins:
- the cmpA gene encoding cortex morphogenetic protein CmpA produces MPSWLINQMQRAYYTKDRYQIKLLNQCWFFYQKKHCS; encoded by the coding sequence ATGCCTTCATGGCTAATCAATCAAATGCAGCGTGCTTATTATACAAAAGATCGTTATCAAATTAAACTATTGAATCAGTGTTGGTTCTTTTATCAAAAGAAGCACTGCTCTTAG
- a CDS encoding SprT family protein produces MNNDSLQELVEKVSMECFDRAFEHQAYFNKRLRTTGGRYILNTHHIEVNFKYYEEFGEEELIGIIKHELCHYHLHLMGKGYKHGDQEFKALLKQVGAPRYCSSLPSIQKKNKNVFYRCKDCNYLYKRKRKVDITKYRCGRCKGSLLLKKGIDS; encoded by the coding sequence ATGAATAATGACAGTTTGCAAGAGCTAGTAGAAAAAGTCTCTATGGAATGCTTTGACAGAGCATTTGAACATCAGGCATATTTCAACAAACGACTTCGGACAACAGGGGGGCGCTATATACTTAATACACATCATATTGAGGTGAATTTTAAGTATTATGAAGAGTTTGGAGAAGAGGAACTTATCGGTATTATTAAACATGAGCTATGTCATTATCACCTTCATCTGATGGGCAAAGGATATAAGCATGGAGACCAAGAATTTAAAGCGTTACTAAAACAAGTTGGAGCTCCAAGATATTGTAGCTCACTTCCTTCTATTCAAAAGAAAAACAAGAATGTTTTTTACCGTTGTAAAGATTGCAATTATCTCTATAAAAGAAAGCGTAAAGTAGATATTACAAAATACCGATGTGGAAGATGCAAAGGTAGCCTTCTTCTTAAAAAAGGTATTGACTCTTAA
- a CDS encoding PP2C family serine/threonine-protein phosphatase: protein MMNESIPQVKVETYQVSKNGSHYCGDSYFIADTEDYFLCVVADGLGSGEYAMYAAVAVKEAAERFQNQEVEEIMSQCNNALKSTRGAAVSVLKIYKKKLQFIYSGVGNIRFYLYSPDGNLTYPIPVNGFLSGKPQSFKTGTFSYQPGSHFLIHTDGISISGIKNIFSRSRSLSDISSYMQMSIPPSNDDATYVLGCIGH from the coding sequence ATGATGAACGAATCTATTCCGCAAGTAAAAGTAGAAACCTATCAGGTTTCTAAAAATGGAAGTCATTACTGCGGAGATAGCTACTTCATAGCAGACACAGAGGATTACTTCCTCTGTGTTGTAGCAGATGGTCTTGGAAGCGGAGAGTATGCTATGTATGCAGCTGTTGCTGTTAAAGAAGCTGCTGAACGCTTTCAAAACCAAGAAGTAGAAGAGATTATGTCACAGTGCAACAACGCTCTAAAAAGTACACGAGGTGCAGCTGTTTCAGTTTTGAAGATTTACAAAAAGAAACTGCAATTTATATATAGTGGAGTAGGCAATATTCGTTTTTATCTATATTCACCTGATGGAAATCTAACATATCCCATTCCAGTAAATGGCTTTCTTTCTGGGAAACCTCAGTCCTTTAAAACTGGTACGTTTTCTTATCAGCCAGGAAGTCACTTTTTAATTCATACAGATGGCATTTCAATCAGTGGGATTAAAAATATCTTTTCGCGGTCAAGGTCGCTTTCTGATATTTCTTCCTATATGCAAATGAGTATTCCTCCTTCAAATGATGACGCAACATATGTTTTAGGTTGTATTGGTCACTAA
- a CDS encoding Tex family protein: MSLTKEQQLKQIEASLHIPLKKIKSVIELTEEGNTVPFIARYRKEMTGALDEVEIQSVLDRWTYLQNLENRKEEVLRLIDEQGKLSDDLKKQIEKALKLQEVEDLYRPYKQKRRTKATIAKERGLQPLADWLLTFSTKEEVENYAQKFISPDKEVRTIEEALEGAADIIAEEISDHPKYREWIRVQTRKEGKIVSAKKKDAIDEKEVYSMYYEYEENINRIVPHRVLALNRGESENVLRISMGFPEDRIIQYLERKMIKNIHAPSVSYVKKAIADGFKRLLAPSIEREIRSELTEVGENQAIKIFSENLRNLLLQPPLKGKMVLGVDPAYRTGCKLAVVDETGKTLEIDVIYPHPPKAKKQEAYDKVVELLQKYNVEVVAIGNGTASRETEQFIADLLKDMKQNIFYLIVNEAGASVYSASALAREEFPTLQVEERSAISIARRLQDPLAELVKIDPKSVGVGQYQHDVSQKKLNESLKFVVETVVNQVGVNLNTASSSLLQYVAGLNKTVANNIVQYREEEGKLINRSQLKKVPRLGAKTYEQCVGFLRILDGKQPLDRTGIHPENYEATKRLLQMMGMTTKDLGSPLLAEKIKELNKKKASQELEIGELTLNDIIDSLQRPERDPRDELPKPLLKQDILKLEDLTQGMELEGTVRNVVDFGAFVDIGVKQDGLVHISKLRNSYVKHPLDVVAVGDLVTVWVESVDALKGRIALSMIAPS; encoded by the coding sequence ATGTCATTAACAAAAGAACAGCAGTTGAAGCAAATTGAGGCTTCATTACATATACCTTTAAAAAAGATTAAAAGCGTAATTGAACTCACTGAAGAAGGAAATACAGTACCATTTATTGCACGCTACCGAAAGGAAATGACAGGGGCTCTTGATGAAGTTGAAATACAGTCTGTGCTAGATCGATGGACATACCTTCAAAATCTTGAAAACCGAAAAGAAGAAGTTTTAAGACTTATTGACGAACAAGGGAAATTATCAGATGACCTCAAAAAGCAAATTGAAAAGGCTTTAAAGCTTCAGGAAGTAGAAGATTTATATAGACCATATAAGCAAAAAAGAAGAACGAAAGCAACAATTGCTAAAGAGCGGGGATTACAGCCGCTTGCTGACTGGTTGCTAACTTTCTCAACAAAAGAAGAAGTAGAGAACTATGCCCAAAAGTTTATCTCTCCAGATAAAGAAGTACGGACGATAGAAGAAGCTCTAGAAGGAGCAGCAGATATTATTGCTGAAGAGATTTCAGATCATCCTAAATACCGAGAATGGATTCGTGTGCAAACTAGAAAAGAAGGTAAAATTGTATCAGCTAAGAAAAAGGATGCAATAGATGAGAAAGAAGTTTACAGCATGTATTATGAATATGAAGAGAACATTAATAGAATTGTACCTCATAGAGTGTTGGCGTTGAATCGAGGAGAAAGTGAAAATGTTCTTCGTATTTCAATGGGTTTTCCGGAAGATCGCATTATTCAATATTTAGAGCGCAAAATGATTAAAAATATTCATGCTCCATCTGTTTCTTATGTAAAAAAAGCAATTGCAGATGGATTTAAACGCCTTTTAGCTCCTTCTATTGAAAGAGAAATTCGAAGTGAACTTACAGAAGTAGGAGAGAATCAGGCTATTAAAATCTTCTCTGAGAACTTGCGTAATTTACTTTTACAGCCTCCTCTTAAAGGGAAAATGGTGCTAGGAGTAGATCCTGCATATCGAACGGGTTGTAAGCTAGCTGTTGTAGATGAAACAGGTAAAACATTAGAAATTGATGTGATCTATCCTCATCCACCAAAAGCTAAGAAGCAAGAAGCCTATGACAAAGTTGTTGAACTGCTACAAAAATATAATGTTGAAGTAGTAGCAATTGGGAATGGAACAGCTTCAAGGGAGACCGAACAGTTTATTGCTGACTTGCTAAAAGATATGAAACAAAATATTTTTTATCTCATTGTCAATGAAGCAGGAGCAAGTGTTTATTCAGCCTCTGCGCTTGCGCGTGAAGAGTTTCCTACTCTTCAAGTTGAGGAGCGAAGCGCAATTTCGATTGCTCGTCGTTTGCAAGATCCGTTAGCAGAGCTTGTTAAAATTGACCCAAAATCTGTTGGAGTTGGTCAATATCAGCATGATGTGTCTCAAAAAAAATTAAACGAGTCATTAAAATTTGTTGTTGAAACGGTTGTAAACCAAGTTGGTGTAAATTTAAATACAGCTTCATCTTCTCTTTTACAATATGTAGCAGGGCTTAACAAAACGGTGGCAAACAATATTGTGCAATATAGAGAAGAAGAGGGGAAACTTATAAATCGTAGCCAGCTCAAGAAGGTTCCTCGATTAGGCGCCAAAACATATGAGCAGTGCGTTGGTTTCTTGCGTATTTTAGATGGAAAGCAGCCCCTTGATAGAACAGGGATTCATCCTGAGAATTATGAGGCAACTAAAAGATTATTACAAATGATGGGAATGACAACTAAAGACCTTGGGAGCCCTTTATTAGCTGAAAAAATAAAAGAACTAAATAAAAAGAAAGCTTCGCAAGAACTAGAAATTGGAGAATTAACTTTAAACGATATTATCGACTCTCTCCAAAGACCAGAGCGTGACCCACGGGATGAATTACCAAAGCCTCTTCTCAAACAAGATATTCTAAAGCTAGAAGATTTAACACAAGGGATGGAGCTTGAAGGCACAGTAAGAAATGTTGTGGACTTTGGCGCATTTGTAGATATTGGAGTAAAGCAAGACGGTCTTGTGCACATTTCAAAGCTAAGAAATTCATATGTTAAGCACCCATTAGACGTTGTCGCTGTTGGTGATCTAGTAACAGTATGGGTGGAAAGTGTGGATGCTTTAAAAGGACGTATTGCTTTGTCCATGATTGCACCTTCTTAA